The Petrocella atlantisensis genome has a window encoding:
- a CDS encoding PFL family protein, protein MINFFEVYETKDMIESENLDVRTITMGINLMDCADEDVNAFNEKIYNKITTYAKDLVKVGESISKEYGVPIVNKRISVTPIALAASSCKTKDYVSIAKTLDRAAETVGVNFIGGFSALVSKGMTPSDEMLIRSIPQALASTKHVCSSVNVGSTRSGVNMDAVKLIGEIILETAEATKEADSIGCAKFVVFTNAPDDNPFMAGAFHGVTEADVVINVGVSGPGVVLRAVEKCRGESLEVLSETIKKVAFKITRVGQMVAKEAARRLNVPFGIIDLSLAPTPAIGDSIADILCEMGLEYVGAPGTTAALAMLNDSVKKGGAMASSNVGGLSGAFIPVSEDQGMINAVKAGALTIEKLEAMTCVCSVGLDMIAIPGSTKATTIAGIIADEMAIGMINQKTTAVRIIPVIGKDVGDIVEFGGLLGYAPIMPVNAFDCSKFINRGGKIPAPIHSFKN, encoded by the coding sequence ATGATTAATTTTTTTGAAGTATATGAAACAAAAGACATGATAGAATCAGAAAATCTAGATGTTAGAACCATTACGATGGGGATTAACCTCATGGATTGTGCCGATGAAGATGTAAATGCTTTTAATGAAAAAATCTATAACAAGATTACAACTTATGCAAAAGATCTTGTGAAAGTGGGAGAAAGCATATCCAAAGAGTATGGGGTCCCGATTGTCAATAAAAGAATTTCGGTAACACCCATTGCGTTAGCAGCCAGCAGTTGTAAAACAAAAGATTATGTCAGTATTGCAAAGACACTTGATAGAGCAGCAGAAACTGTAGGTGTTAATTTCATTGGTGGCTTTTCAGCACTTGTCAGTAAAGGTATGACACCAAGTGATGAAATGCTCATCCGTTCTATCCCTCAAGCATTGGCATCTACCAAACATGTGTGTAGTTCGGTTAATGTGGGTTCTACAAGATCTGGCGTTAACATGGACGCTGTAAAGTTGATTGGAGAAATCATCCTAGAAACAGCGGAAGCTACGAAAGAAGCAGATTCTATTGGTTGTGCTAAGTTTGTAGTATTTACCAATGCACCGGACGATAACCCATTTATGGCAGGTGCATTTCATGGTGTTACGGAAGCCGACGTGGTTATCAATGTAGGCGTTAGTGGCCCTGGTGTTGTCCTTAGGGCAGTTGAGAAATGTCGTGGTGAAAGCTTGGAAGTCTTAAGTGAAACCATTAAAAAAGTAGCTTTTAAGATTACCAGAGTCGGACAAATGGTAGCTAAAGAAGCCGCAAGAAGATTAAACGTACCTTTTGGCATTATCGACCTTTCACTGGCACCAACGCCAGCAATTGGCGACAGTATTGCCGATATTTTATGTGAAATGGGACTTGAATATGTAGGTGCACCGGGAACGACGGCAGCACTTGCTATGTTAAATGATTCCGTGAAAAAAGGCGGAGCTATGGCATCATCGAATGTGGGTGGATTAAGTGGTGCTTTTATACCCGTTAGCGAGGATCAGGGTATGATCAATGCTGTAAAGGCCGGTGCTCTTACCATAGAAAAATTAGAAGCAATGACATGTGTATGTTCAGTCGGCTTGGATATGATTGCTATACCGGGATCAACAAAAGCAACTACAATTGCTGGAATCATTGCAGATGAAATGGCCATTGGAATGATTAACCAAAAAACGACTGCTGTTCGAATTATCCCTGTTATAGGGAAAGACGTGGGTGATATTGTGGAATTTGGCGGTTTACTTGGCTATGCACCTATCATGCCGGTGAATGCTTTTGATTGTTCCAAATTCATTAATCGTGGTGGAAAAATACCGGCTCCAATTCATAGCTTTAAAAATTAG
- a CDS encoding ACT domain-containing protein, whose translation MKKGIITVIGKDTVGIIAKTCTYLADHNINILDISQTIVEDYFNMMMIVDLTSNMESIEAHVDNLAKLGESIGVIIKLQLEDIFNEMHRI comes from the coding sequence ATGAAAAAGGGTATAATAACAGTCATTGGCAAGGATACGGTAGGTATAATAGCAAAAACCTGTACCTATCTTGCGGACCATAACATTAATATTTTGGATATTTCACAAACCATCGTAGAGGATTATTTTAATATGATGATGATTGTAGATTTGACAAGCAATATGGAATCCATAGAAGCACATGTAGATAACCTAGCTAAGTTAGGTGAATCCATCGGTGTCATTATCAAATTGCAACTAGAAGACATATTTAATGAAATGCATAGAATATAG
- a CDS encoding MBL fold metallo-hydrolase: protein MRICSLASGSSGNCIYISSKDTHILIDAGLSGKKVREGLSFLGVTMDQIQAILITHEHSDHIKGLGVLSRKHHIPIHTKSNTFEAIMNKSSLGVINPMLFTPVVEDEPFFVGDIQVTAFKSFHDAVDPIGYTFISEGKKISVATDLGTYNDYIKSHLANSNVLFIEANHDIRMLEVGPYPFFLKQRILSDLGHLSNDRSAQLICELYHQGMSHVVLGHLSEENNMPDVAYASIEYELKNSLKHLSENLRIIVANRCSNSELICL from the coding sequence ATGAGAATATGTAGTCTTGCAAGTGGCAGTAGTGGCAATTGCATTTATATAAGCAGTAAAGATACTCATATATTAATTGATGCAGGACTGAGTGGTAAGAAAGTAAGAGAAGGTCTAAGTTTTCTGGGCGTAACAATGGATCAAATACAAGCCATTCTTATCACCCACGAGCATTCCGATCATATAAAAGGACTTGGTGTACTTTCTAGAAAGCATCATATACCGATTCATACAAAATCAAATACCTTTGAAGCCATTATGAACAAGTCTTCTTTGGGTGTTATAAACCCAATGTTGTTCACCCCTGTCGTTGAGGATGAACCTTTTTTTGTTGGTGACATTCAGGTAACTGCTTTTAAATCCTTTCACGATGCGGTTGATCCTATAGGGTATACTTTTATATCAGAAGGAAAAAAAATCAGTGTAGCAACTGACTTGGGTACATACAATGATTATATCAAGTCTCATCTCGCCAATTCAAACGTGCTTTTTATAGAGGCCAATCATGATATCCGCATGCTTGAGGTTGGACCTTATCCGTTTTTTCTTAAGCAACGGATTTTAAGTGATTTGGGACATTTGTCCAATGATCGTTCAGCTCAGTTGATTTGTGAACTGTATCACCAAGGTATGAGTCATGTGGTGCTTGGACATCTTAGTGAAGAAAACAATATGCCGGATGTAGCCTATGCTTCTATTGAGTATGAGCTGAAAAACAGCCTTAAGCACTTAAGTGAGAACCTACGCATCATCGTTGCAAATAGATGTTCTAATTCTGAACTTATATGTCTATAG